TCGTGCAAGGTGAATTTCTCACCATTATTGGACGATCGGGTGAAGGAAAATCTGTGCTGCTCAAACAGCTCATGGGATTGCTCAAACCCGACTCGGGATCGATCGTTGTTGGCGACACCGAAATTGTTGGACTTGCCGGCGTTGAACTTGCGCATGCACTCAAACAATGCGGCTATGTTTTTCAGTTTGCAGCGCTCCTTGATTCGCTTTCTGTGTTTGAAAATGTTGGCATCGTGATGCTCGAGTCTGGCATCGCCCCGCATATCGTGCGACCACTTGCCGAAGAATGTATCCTAAAGGTCGGACTCTCGCTTGATGTACTCGAAAAATATCCCGATGAACTTTCGGGCGGGATGAAAAAACGCGTTGGCCTTGCGCGAACGTTGATGGGAAATCCACGAATTATTTTCTATGATGAGCCAACAACCGGACTTGACCCAATCGCCACACAACTCATTCATGAATTAATGCGCAAAACGCATGACGAGTACAATGCCACAACCATTGTCATCTCGCACGATGTTTCGATTTTTAAATATTCAGATTCTGTGGCTATGTTGTTTGAAGGTGGCATTGTACACAAGCAACCTGCAGGCAGCATCTGGCAAAGCGATCACCCGATGATTCGTCAGTTCATTCACGGACTTGCCGACGGACCATTAACCAAAAACTTAAAAGAATAAAATCCGTATGATTGATCCACAAGTACAACAAACAATTATCTCAATTGTTCATAAACATCTTCCAAGATGTCGCATTTTTCTTTTTGGTTCACGCGCTCGAGGAAATCATTCCCAGGGAGCAGACTACGATATTGCACTAAATAATATTGAAAAAATTTCAGACACAGCACTTGTTGCAATTCGTGGCGATATTAATGAAAGTAATATCTATGTTTTTGTTGACGTTGTAGATATTAACAGCGTCTCAGATGATTTTTTAAAAATTGCGAAAAAGGATTTTGTCGAATGGACGAAAAATTAAAATATTCCACCGAGCAAATCAAAAAAATGCTCGACTCGCTGGGTGACGCATCATCTGAATACACAAAAAAATTAACCAACGCCGATTTAAATGATGACGAAATCCACAGGCAGTGCGATTTTCTGAGAGACTCTGTAATTCAGCGATTTGAATATACCATAGAAGGATTTTGGAAATATCTAAAAACATACCTTATTTCTCAGGGAATACATCTTGCTGAACAAACTCCACGATACATTGTTCGTCAATCTGCTCTTGCTAGACTTATAACAGAAAACGAAGCCCAACTTCTTTTGGAAATGATCACAGAGCGCAATAAAACTTCACACATCTACCAAGAAGAAGTTGCCGATAAACTGGCTCATTATGCGCCAACAGCATTTACGTTGATGAAAAACATTGTTTCCAGATTAAATAAAAAATAAAAACAAGCAGCCCGAGATTCAACCTCGGACTGCTATTACATATCTAGACTGTAAATTCTCGCTCAAATGCTATGCGCGCCAACTTCCCCAGCTGAAACGCAATTTGGCTACGTATTGGGTTGTGAAAATTATTTGCCCCGAAAACATCATTCAACATTGGTAACGATTCAAGCGATGTAACCGTAAAGACTTTTTTACAAATTTCATCAAAGTCCGCCCACGACACAAATTTAAACACATAGTCATTCACAATCTCTTTTCTCGTTCTAAAATCACTCTCAGGATCCTCGGCTAAGGCATCAACAAAGCCCTTTGCAAATGCGTGGCGCAAAAAATCCAAATCTTTTTCGGGCGCTTTCCCCGCAATCGCTGCTAATGACGCGATGTACTCTTCTTTTTTTGCTAAACGCCGTGCACGCTCTTGAGCTTTTTGCGCTATCAACTCTTGCCGTCTTTGTGCGATAAATCCATGAAATTCCATCTGCCTTTCGCGGTCAACTAACCCTCTTCCCCTGCATTGCTGCCACCACATTTCTGCTTCTTGACTTCGCTCTTCGCACGTTTGCTCAAAACGCCTCATATTTTCTTCTTTCAAAGATAATGCGCGATCGGGAGACGATTCTGCACTCACAGACTCAGAGGAGGCATCGGCTTCTTCGGCATCTAACGATTGAGCAGCACAACCCTTGGGAGGCTGTTTTTTTAAATCGACAGAAGTTGAATCGACAGAAATTGGAGAGGACTTGTTTTTTTTCTTTTTCTTTTTTTTTGGAGGCGGCGTTTTTTCTGCCGGCTGCTTTTTTTTTGCTTCTTCATCTGCTAATAATTCGGCACAAGCCCGAGCAGCCTCTGCCTCTGTTCTTTGTGGACGAGAAGCACCCGCATTAAAGGCCGTAATTTCTCTTTTTAGAATCCTTCTATCTAACTTAGCCCTCAAAGAACCTCCCTGTTTTAACGCATTTTGCGCAACTCCTTCTTCAAGACAAAACTCTGATGATAAAGCAACCTCCCCAACAAACGAAGGTGATCGACTGGCAACAGCAAGACGACGAAATTTAGCCTCCATAGCATCAAGGCCACAAAAAAAAGCCCGCACAACCAGAATTTGCCCATATAAATACTCTTTTCTTTCTCGAAGATGTTCATAAAAATATTCTTTTTTTTCATAAAGCTCTTCGAGTGAAGTCATATCCTCACAGCTCTCTTCAAAAAATTGGGTAAAAACTGCCAAATTATCTTTTTCAACAGGATGATCAATTTTCATTCTTAAGCGCCCACCGCCAAATGGAGTAATGTGCCCAGACCTTACCAGTTCAATACCCTCAATAAACCCTTCTAAAACGAGAATATCAAGCAATACAAAGGGGCGTGCTCGTTCTAAAATTTTTGAATTTAACGCTACTTGCGTAAGCAAATAATTACGCAGCTCAAGCGCCTGAGAAAATCGTTTATTCAGCTCACAGCTTCCACGCCGATCCATCATTTGATTTGGACCACTCGCAAATGCAATTTCAAATAAATTATT
Above is a window of Candidatus Dependentiae bacterium DNA encoding:
- a CDS encoding nucleotidyltransferase domain-containing protein, yielding MIDPQVQQTIISIVHKHLPRCRIFLFGSRARGNHSQGADYDIALNNIEKISDTALVAIRGDINESNIYVFVDVVDINSVSDDFLKIAKKDFVEWTKN
- a CDS encoding ATP-binding cassette domain-containing protein — protein: MNMIAIRNLCKKFGSKQITHNLNLDIVQGEFLTIIGRSGEGKSVLLKQLMGLLKPDSGSIVVGDTEIVGLAGVELAHALKQCGYVFQFAALLDSLSVFENVGIVMLESGIAPHIVRPLAEECILKVGLSLDVLEKYPDELSGGMKKRVGLARTLMGNPRIIFYDEPTTGLDPIATQLIHELMRKTHDEYNATTIVISHDVSIFKYSDSVAMLFEGGIVHKQPAGSIWQSDHPMIRQFIHGLADGPLTKNLKE